In Gordonia phthalatica, one genomic interval encodes:
- the mptB gene encoding polyprenol phosphomannose-dependent alpha 1,6 mannosyltransferase MptB, with protein MTTTVTKSSPTGNPLRRYPDACLGFLGALLVTAGSYGLSDVPRLDATLPDLGLAPMTYGHGKTLSGFAFWTGVALMVIAWVRIGRDHERMSLRATMGTIVAWTAPLMVAIPTFSRDVYAYLGQASVFMHGFDPYTDGPAHAPGPIVDSMAQIWAPTTSPYSPGFMLLLRGIVEVTGDNVFAGVFLIRVALLPGLVLTMWAVPRIAAHFGASRRLGLWLVLVNPMLLIHLVGGPHLELLMMGFLAAGVALALAGRHVVGLVVLGLAISVKITAGIAIPFVLWIWIDHVRKRRAAERGVDIADPALISWRDRVGLFAATAAIPSAVFGVFTLILGLGVGWMNGLAYASRIINPFTIPIMIGHIVTYAAAPFATLNLQEVLPVTRGIGSVALALILVYLWWRYRTDERSAMAGMSWAMLALLLLEPSTLPWYYTWVACVVVAFTLPMWVRQVVVGVSTFYLIVFQPDDSILFYKPLESLMALAFAVLAAVSLRRRDPLRLRRFGSLLTHG; from the coding sequence ATGACGACCACGGTCACGAAGAGCAGCCCGACGGGCAACCCGCTGCGACGCTACCCCGACGCCTGCCTCGGATTCCTGGGTGCCCTGCTGGTCACCGCGGGCAGTTACGGCCTCTCCGACGTCCCTCGCCTGGACGCCACCCTCCCCGACCTCGGCCTGGCGCCGATGACCTACGGGCACGGGAAGACACTGTCGGGCTTCGCCTTCTGGACGGGTGTCGCCCTGATGGTGATCGCCTGGGTGCGGATCGGTCGCGACCACGAGCGGATGAGCCTGCGGGCGACGATGGGCACGATCGTCGCCTGGACCGCACCGCTGATGGTGGCGATCCCCACCTTCAGCCGCGACGTGTACGCCTACCTCGGGCAGGCGTCGGTGTTCATGCACGGATTCGATCCGTACACGGACGGCCCCGCGCACGCCCCCGGGCCGATCGTCGACTCGATGGCGCAGATCTGGGCGCCGACCACGTCGCCGTACAGTCCGGGTTTCATGCTGTTGCTGCGCGGCATCGTGGAGGTGACCGGCGACAACGTCTTCGCCGGCGTGTTCCTGATCCGCGTCGCCCTGCTGCCCGGCCTGGTGCTGACCATGTGGGCCGTCCCGCGGATCGCCGCGCACTTCGGTGCCAGCCGACGGTTGGGCCTGTGGCTGGTCCTGGTGAACCCGATGCTCCTGATCCATCTCGTCGGCGGCCCCCACCTGGAGCTGCTGATGATGGGCTTCCTCGCCGCAGGCGTCGCCCTGGCCCTCGCCGGCAGGCATGTCGTGGGGCTGGTGGTGCTGGGTCTCGCGATCTCGGTGAAGATCACCGCGGGCATCGCCATCCCGTTCGTCCTGTGGATCTGGATCGATCACGTGCGCAAGCGGCGGGCCGCCGAACGCGGCGTCGACATCGCCGACCCCGCTCTGATCTCCTGGCGCGACCGGGTCGGTCTGTTCGCGGCGACCGCGGCGATCCCGAGCGCGGTGTTCGGCGTGTTCACCCTGATCCTGGGGCTCGGTGTGGGCTGGATGAACGGCCTCGCGTACGCGTCGCGGATCATCAACCCGTTCACCATTCCGATCATGATCGGCCACATCGTCACCTATGCCGCCGCGCCCTTCGCGACGCTGAACCTGCAGGAGGTGCTGCCGGTGACCCGCGGGATCGGCAGCGTGGCCCTGGCGTTGATCCTCGTGTACCTGTGGTGGCGGTACCGGACCGACGAACGATCAGCGATGGCCGGGATGTCGTGGGCGATGCTGGCGCTGCTGCTGCTGGAGCCCTCCACCCTGCCCTGGTATTACACGTGGGTCGCCTGCGTGGTGGTGGCGTTCACGCTCCCGATGTGGGTGCGGCAGGTGGTGGTCGGTGTCAGCACGTTCTACCTGATCGTGTTCCAGCCGGACGACTCGATCCTGTTCTACAAGCCGCTCGAGTCCCTGATGGCGCTCGCCTTCGCCGTCCTCGCCGCGGTCTCGCTGCGTCGACGCGACCCGCTCCGACTCCGGCGGTTCGGCTCGCTGCTGACCCATGGCTGA
- a CDS encoding phytoene/squalene synthase family protein: protein MADVERGYALAEGITRGTGRTYYLAARLLPIAGRRAVFALYAYARLVDDVVDEPGRPDAQAARLDALESGLFAAIAGSPAVDVSDDDADVLAALADSVRRLGIPATTFDAFGRSMRMDLPGHPLFRNRYADLDELAEYTYGSAAVIGLQLLPVLGADPTDPETAAGAALLGDAFQLTNFLRDVGEDAARDRIYLPLDHLTAFGVDEATLFDDAAAGTASPPMRRAIAHLIAVNRDQYRRTGAAITALPPRTRPAICAAARSYSAILAEIEAQDHDVFAGRAVVPVRRRIGHAIVSLSGRARF from the coding sequence ATGGCTGACGTCGAACGCGGCTATGCGCTCGCCGAGGGCATCACCCGCGGTACCGGACGGACCTACTATCTCGCGGCGCGCCTGCTGCCGATCGCCGGTCGGCGGGCCGTCTTCGCTCTGTACGCCTACGCGCGGCTGGTCGACGACGTCGTCGACGAGCCGGGACGCCCCGACGCGCAGGCCGCGCGGCTGGACGCACTGGAGTCGGGACTGTTCGCCGCCATCGCAGGCTCCCCCGCCGTCGACGTCTCGGACGACGACGCCGATGTCTTGGCCGCGCTCGCCGACTCGGTGCGCCGCCTGGGCATCCCGGCGACCACCTTCGACGCGTTCGGCCGCTCGATGCGCATGGACCTGCCCGGGCACCCGCTGTTCCGGAACCGGTACGCCGATCTCGACGAGCTCGCCGAGTACACCTACGGTTCGGCCGCCGTGATCGGCCTGCAACTGCTGCCGGTGCTGGGCGCCGATCCCACCGATCCGGAGACCGCGGCCGGCGCCGCGCTGCTGGGCGACGCCTTCCAGCTCACCAACTTCCTCCGCGACGTCGGCGAGGACGCCGCCCGCGACCGCATCTACCTGCCGCTGGACCACCTCACCGCGTTCGGCGTCGACGAGGCGACGCTGTTCGACGACGCGGCGGCCGGAACGGCGAGTCCACCGATGCGGCGCGCGATCGCCCACCTGATCGCCGTCAACCGCGACCAATACCGTCGAACGGGTGCGGCGATCACCGCCCTACCTCCGCGGACCCGGCCGGCGATCTGCGCGGCGGCGCGCTCCTACAGTGCGATCCTGGCCGAGATCGAGGCACAGGATCACGATGTCTTCGCGGGTCGCGCAGTGGTGCCGGTCCGACGGCGCATCGGCCACGCGATCGTCTCGCTGAGCGGTCGCGCCCGGTTCTGA
- a CDS encoding Rv2175c family DNA-binding protein translates to MGSLPLSIDILPDDVPVLDLDDAARRLRVSGNRLRTLIREHNLLAASRGGVPVIPEVFFGPDGLTKHFEGLVSVLLDGGFSRDEAMRWLFTEQEDLGLRPADALHTHSAREVIRRAQAEAL, encoded by the coding sequence GTGGGTTCCCTTCCGCTTTCGATAGACATCCTTCCCGACGACGTCCCGGTCCTGGATCTGGACGATGCGGCGCGCCGCCTCCGGGTCTCCGGCAACCGGCTGCGCACGCTGATCCGGGAGCACAATCTGCTGGCCGCATCGCGCGGCGGCGTCCCGGTGATCCCCGAGGTCTTCTTCGGGCCCGACGGCCTCACGAAGCACTTCGAGGGACTGGTCTCCGTGCTGCTCGACGGCGGGTTCAGCCGCGACGAGGCGATGCGGTGGCTGTTCACCGAGCAGGAGGACCTGGGATTGCGTCCCGCCGACGCGTTGCACACGCACTCGGCGCGCGAAGTGATCCGCCGGGCGCAGGCCGAAGCCCTGTAG
- a CDS encoding protein kinase domain-containing protein, giving the protein MTTPDDPLLGRVLERRYRIDVPIARGGMSAVYVGTDLRLHRRVAVKVMDSRYVGDPLFLRRFEFEARAVAGLSHPGLVAVYDQNIDGDIAFLVMELVRGGSLRELLRERGPMPPHAVASVAIPMLGGLGTAHRAGLVHRDVKPENVLVSETGDIKVADFGLVRAVAEAGVTSASVILGTAAYLSPEQVESTEIDARSDVYSAGILLFELLTGRQPFSGSTPLALAYQRLTYDVPAPGDLIEGVPPQFDEIVLRATERRPGDRFRDGFAMQHAILDAADELDLPAFTVPAPAQASARVTSAIARPVRMSDPPPPPAHHVAAPTPHPAYGAAPDDAYDEYDEPWDDERWDDDWHPDDERDDDVVQAGDPAATSGGRLLALIWTVIVIAVAAGLGAVGWAVGGSLV; this is encoded by the coding sequence GTGACCACCCCCGACGATCCCCTCCTGGGCCGAGTCCTGGAGCGGCGCTACCGGATCGACGTGCCGATCGCGCGCGGCGGCATGTCCGCGGTGTACGTCGGCACCGACCTGCGGCTCCACCGGCGGGTGGCCGTCAAGGTGATGGACTCGCGGTACGTGGGCGACCCGTTGTTCCTGCGCCGCTTCGAGTTCGAGGCCCGTGCGGTCGCCGGTCTGAGCCATCCCGGGCTGGTGGCCGTCTACGACCAGAACATCGACGGAGACATCGCCTTCCTGGTGATGGAGCTGGTCCGCGGCGGCAGTCTGCGCGAGCTGCTCCGCGAACGCGGTCCCATGCCTCCCCACGCGGTGGCGTCGGTGGCGATCCCGATGCTCGGCGGCCTCGGCACCGCCCATCGCGCAGGACTGGTCCACCGTGATGTGAAGCCCGAGAACGTGCTCGTCTCGGAGACGGGCGACATCAAGGTCGCCGACTTCGGTCTGGTCCGCGCCGTCGCCGAAGCGGGCGTCACCTCCGCGAGCGTCATCCTCGGCACCGCAGCCTACCTGTCGCCGGAGCAGGTCGAGTCCACCGAGATCGACGCGCGCAGCGACGTCTACTCCGCGGGCATCCTGCTGTTCGAGCTCCTCACCGGACGCCAGCCGTTCAGCGGATCCACGCCCCTCGCTCTGGCCTACCAGCGGCTGACCTACGACGTCCCTGCACCCGGGGACCTCATCGAGGGCGTGCCGCCGCAGTTCGACGAGATCGTCCTGCGCGCCACCGAACGGCGCCCCGGCGACCGGTTCCGCGACGGCTTCGCCATGCAGCACGCCATCCTCGACGCTGCCGACGAACTGGATCTCCCCGCGTTCACCGTCCCGGCCCCGGCGCAGGCGTCCGCCCGCGTGACGTCCGCGATCGCTCGCCCGGTCCGGATGTCCGATCCGCCTCCGCCGCCCGCGCATCACGTCGCCGCGCCGACGCCGCACCCCGCGTACGGGGCCGCTCCCGACGACGCGTACGACGAGTACGACGAACCGTGGGACGACGAGCGCTGGGACGACGACTGGCATCCGGACGACGAGCGCGACGACGACGTCGTTCAAGCCGGCGATCCGGCCGCCACCTCGGGCGGCCGGCTGCTCGCCCTGATCTGGACCGTCATCGTCATCGCCGTCGCCGCTGGACTCGGCGCCGTCGGCTGGGCCGTCGGCGGCTCGCTGGTCTGA
- a CDS encoding class II 3-deoxy-7-phosphoheptulonate synthase, which produces MVNWTVDVPIDELPELPPLPGHLAEEFDDMLARPALQQPSWPKEEAHKMRTVLESVPPICMPSEVEALADQLAEVAHGRAFMLQGGDCAETFAANTEPHIKGNIRTLLQMAVVLTYGASLPVVKVARIAGQYAKPRSADTDALGLLSYRGDMVNGLEASDAARVHDPSRLVRAYANAAAAMNLVRALTGSEARLAHVHNWNREFVRTSPAGARYEALAAEIDRGLRFMDACGVTDSSLESASIYASHEALVMDYERAMLRLANNPRGGDDKTLYDLSAHYLWIGERTRQLDGAHIAFAKMISNPIGVKIGPTTTPEMAVEYVEALDPENRPGRLTLVSRMGNGKVREVLPAIVRAVEDTGHKVIWQCDPMHGNTHTASTGFKTRHFDRVVDEVQGFFEVHRALGTHPGGVHIELTGEDVTECLGGAQDISDLDLEGRYETACDPRLNTQQSLELAFLVAEMLRG; this is translated from the coding sequence GTGGTGAACTGGACCGTAGACGTGCCGATCGACGAACTGCCCGAACTCCCTCCGCTGCCCGGACATCTGGCCGAGGAGTTCGACGACATGCTGGCCCGCCCGGCGCTGCAGCAGCCGAGCTGGCCCAAGGAAGAGGCGCACAAGATGCGCACCGTCCTGGAGAGCGTGCCGCCGATCTGCATGCCGTCCGAGGTGGAGGCACTGGCCGATCAGCTCGCCGAAGTGGCGCACGGCCGTGCGTTCATGCTGCAGGGCGGCGACTGCGCCGAGACCTTCGCCGCCAACACCGAGCCGCACATCAAGGGCAACATCCGCACCCTGCTGCAGATGGCCGTCGTCCTGACTTACGGTGCCAGCCTGCCCGTGGTGAAGGTCGCGCGCATCGCAGGCCAGTACGCCAAGCCGCGTTCGGCCGACACCGATGCGCTCGGACTCCTCTCGTACCGCGGCGACATGGTCAATGGGCTGGAGGCGTCCGACGCCGCCCGCGTCCACGACCCGTCGCGCCTGGTGCGCGCCTACGCGAATGCCGCGGCCGCGATGAACCTGGTGCGCGCGCTGACCGGTTCCGAGGCCCGCCTGGCCCACGTGCACAACTGGAACCGCGAGTTCGTCCGCACGTCGCCCGCCGGTGCCCGGTACGAGGCGCTGGCCGCCGAGATCGATCGCGGCCTGCGGTTCATGGACGCCTGCGGCGTCACCGACTCCAGCCTGGAGTCCGCATCCATCTACGCCTCGCACGAGGCGCTCGTCATGGACTACGAGCGCGCCATGCTGCGCTTGGCGAACAACCCGCGCGGCGGCGACGACAAGACGCTCTACGACCTCTCCGCGCACTACCTGTGGATCGGTGAGCGCACCCGTCAGCTCGACGGCGCACACATCGCGTTCGCCAAGATGATCAGCAACCCGATCGGCGTGAAGATCGGTCCGACCACCACGCCCGAGATGGCCGTCGAATACGTCGAGGCCTTGGACCCGGAGAACCGTCCCGGCCGCCTGACCCTGGTCTCGCGCATGGGCAACGGCAAGGTTCGGGAGGTCCTGCCCGCGATCGTCCGGGCCGTCGAGGACACCGGCCACAAGGTGATCTGGCAGTGCGATCCCATGCACGGCAACACCCACACCGCGTCGACCGGCTTCAAGACCCGCCACTTCGACCGCGTGGTCGACGAGGTGCAGGGTTTCTTCGAGGTGCATCGCGCACTCGGCACCCACCCGGGCGGCGTCCACATCGAGCTGACCGGCGAAGACGTCACCGAGTGCCTGGGCGGTGCTCAGGACATCTCCGACCTCGATCTCGAGGGCCGCTACGAGACGGCGTGCGACCCCCGCCTGAACACCCAGCAGTCGCTGGAGCTGGCGTTCCTCGTCGCGGAGATGCTGCGCGGCTGA
- a CDS encoding polyadenylate-specific 3'-exoribonuclease AS encodes MRYFYDTEFIEDGTTIELVSIGVVAEDGREYYAVSTEFDPNRAGDWVRTNVLDKLPSPADKAWRSRRAIRESLFEFLTAPGDRVELWAWVGAYDHVVLCQLWGDMTQLPREMPRYTRELRQHWESAGHPEIPPAPKNAHDALADARHNLVKWRAIEEARSAH; translated from the coding sequence GTGCGCTACTTCTACGACACCGAGTTCATCGAAGACGGAACGACCATCGAGCTGGTGTCGATCGGGGTGGTCGCGGAGGACGGCCGCGAGTATTACGCGGTGTCGACGGAGTTCGACCCCAACCGCGCGGGCGACTGGGTTCGCACCAATGTCCTGGACAAGCTGCCGTCTCCCGCGGACAAGGCGTGGCGGAGTCGTCGCGCGATCCGCGAGAGCCTGTTCGAGTTCCTCACGGCCCCCGGTGATCGGGTGGAGCTGTGGGCGTGGGTCGGCGCCTACGACCACGTGGTGCTGTGCCAGCTGTGGGGCGACATGACGCAGCTCCCGCGGGAGATGCCGCGCTACACCCGGGAACTGCGGCAGCACTGGGAGTCGGCCGGGCACCCCGAGATCCCGCCGGCCCCGAAGAACGCGCACGACGCCCTCGCCGACGCTCGACACAACCTCGTGAAGTGGCGGGCGATCGAGGAGGCGCGGTCGGCGCACTAG
- a CDS encoding glycosyltransferase 87 family protein, with protein sequence MSFAPGQEPAGPALRLRSWRPGTAVKVGIVVAFALSAMLQIFGVPFTSSFGTRTRFDMDVYRIGGQIWHQGLSLYADGSMPFTTDGIWLPFTYPPFAALLFTPLGAIPLSVASIGISLVTAALLIYVTKLSLALLDIGSRDNRWWLATGLSVATIWFNPFWMTLGFGQINVVLMAMIMIDVFVLHRRATDGGGSSAGWGRGVLIGVASAIKLTPLVFLGVFFIAGRFRAVVTGLVTFAVAAGIGWLWMPDDSRTYWTDTLFHTARIGQPEGRINQNLNAAGLRIFGDGSASSYWWIGTSLAVTVLALLAARSWHPVDAFAPGPMTGRVAALAVTCIVAVWGLLVSPTTWAHHWVWCIPAILLCLTLAYRIGTRAARITYYGLAGVGTVIFAIGPFQLLPPIEDGWSFWQHIVGNSFSLWGIAFLAALWLLPRRQPTA encoded by the coding sequence ATGTCCTTCGCACCCGGCCAGGAGCCGGCAGGCCCCGCCCTGCGGCTGCGCTCGTGGCGACCCGGCACCGCCGTGAAGGTCGGCATCGTCGTCGCCTTCGCGTTGTCGGCGATGCTCCAGATCTTCGGAGTCCCCTTCACCTCGAGTTTCGGCACCCGCACCCGGTTCGACATGGACGTCTACCGGATCGGCGGCCAGATCTGGCACCAGGGTCTGAGCCTGTACGCGGACGGGTCGATGCCGTTCACCACCGACGGCATCTGGCTGCCGTTCACCTATCCGCCGTTCGCCGCGCTCCTGTTCACGCCGCTCGGCGCGATCCCCCTGTCGGTGGCGAGCATCGGGATCTCGCTCGTCACCGCGGCGCTGCTGATCTATGTCACGAAACTGTCGCTCGCGCTCCTGGACATCGGCTCGCGCGACAACCGCTGGTGGCTGGCGACCGGCCTGTCGGTCGCCACGATCTGGTTCAACCCGTTCTGGATGACCCTCGGATTCGGTCAGATCAACGTGGTCCTGATGGCCATGATCATGATCGACGTCTTCGTCCTGCACCGCCGTGCCACCGACGGCGGCGGCTCGTCCGCCGGCTGGGGTCGCGGCGTCCTCATCGGCGTCGCCTCCGCCATCAAGCTCACCCCGCTGGTCTTCCTGGGGGTGTTCTTCATCGCCGGACGGTTCCGCGCGGTGGTCACCGGTCTGGTCACCTTCGCGGTGGCCGCGGGCATCGGATGGCTGTGGATGCCCGACGACTCGCGCACCTACTGGACCGACACCCTGTTCCACACGGCCCGGATCGGGCAGCCCGAGGGACGCATCAACCAGAATCTGAACGCCGCGGGGCTGCGGATCTTCGGCGACGGCAGCGCGTCGTCGTACTGGTGGATCGGGACGAGCCTCGCGGTCACCGTCCTCGCCCTGCTGGCGGCGCGGTCGTGGCATCCGGTCGACGCCTTCGCGCCCGGTCCGATGACCGGTCGCGTGGCGGCGCTCGCGGTGACCTGCATCGTGGCCGTGTGGGGTCTGCTCGTGTCACCGACCACCTGGGCGCACCACTGGGTGTGGTGCATTCCGGCGATCCTGCTGTGCCTGACCCTGGCGTACCGCATCGGCACGCGTGCGGCCCGCATCACGTACTACGGGCTCGCCGGCGTCGGAACGGTGATCTTCGCGATCGGCCCGTTCCAGCTGCTGCCGCCGATCGAGGACGGCTGGTCGTTCTGGCAGCACATCGTCGGGAACTCGTTCAGCCTGTGGGGCATCGCGTTCCTGGCCGCGCTGTGGCTGCTCCCCCGGCGTCAGCCGACCGCGTGA
- a CDS encoding lysophospholipid acyltransferase family protein, protein MWYYLFKYIFMGPGLRLMGRPRVEGVENIPEHGPALIASNHLAVVDSFYLPLMCPRRIFFLAKSEYFTEKGIKGRFKKWFFSASGQIPIDRSGASAAAGALSAGKRVLQEDGRLLCLYPEGTRSPDGRLYKGKTGLARMALETGVPVIPIAMVGTDRINPPGTILPRPTRITVRVGKPLDFSRYEGMAGNRFIERAVTDEIMYALMQLGGQQYVDVYAASLKNKTNDVPPSTPGVKPESAA, encoded by the coding sequence ATGTGGTACTACCTTTTCAAATACATCTTCATGGGCCCCGGTCTGCGCTTGATGGGCCGGCCGCGCGTCGAGGGCGTCGAGAACATCCCTGAGCACGGTCCCGCGCTCATCGCGTCGAACCACCTGGCCGTCGTCGACAGCTTCTACCTTCCGCTGATGTGCCCGCGCCGCATCTTCTTCCTCGCCAAGAGCGAGTACTTCACCGAGAAGGGCATCAAGGGCCGCTTCAAGAAGTGGTTCTTCAGCGCCTCGGGGCAGATCCCGATCGACCGTTCCGGCGCGAGCGCCGCTGCCGGCGCCCTGTCGGCGGGCAAGCGCGTCCTCCAGGAGGACGGTCGCCTGCTGTGCCTGTACCCGGAGGGCACCCGCTCGCCCGACGGCCGCCTGTACAAGGGCAAGACCGGCCTGGCTCGCATGGCGCTGGAGACCGGTGTGCCGGTGATCCCGATCGCGATGGTCGGCACCGACCGCATCAACCCTCCCGGCACCATCCTTCCTCGCCCCACCCGCATCACGGTCCGCGTCGGCAAGCCGCTGGACTTCTCCCGTTACGAGGGCATGGCGGGCAACCGGTTCATCGAGCGTGCCGTCACCGACGAGATCATGTATGCGCTGATGCAGCTCGGCGGCCAGCAGTACGTCGACGTGTACGCCGCGAGCCTGAAGAACAAGACGAACGACGTGCCGCCGTCGACCCCGGGCGTCAAGCCCGAGTCGGCGGCCTGA
- a CDS encoding ROK family protein — MAGRASDVLTVGIDIGGTSVRASVVDAQGRRLDTLRTATPPTAESLEHCLQRLVAELRDRWAVAAVGLAIAGFLTPDRQTVRFAPHLAWREARVPEIMTELIGLPVFAEHDANSAALAELQFGAAAGGHNTLVLSIGTGIGAGMIQDGRIYRGSFGVAPEFGHLTVVPNGRPCSCGKRGCWERYCSGTALVDTVLELLAAQDNPRSVLAAESEADPGSLTGRRVAAAAADGDPVAIAAYQDLARWLGYGLGMIADVFDPDLIVLAGGVGAASSLFLDDAREHYAAAITGSGHRRLARIRGTQLGDAAGTIGAAEVARQGLAAQAAGGQ; from the coding sequence ATGGCCGGTCGTGCCAGTGACGTCCTGACCGTCGGCATCGACATCGGCGGGACCAGCGTCCGCGCGTCGGTCGTCGACGCGCAGGGTCGACGACTCGACACGCTGCGTACAGCGACGCCGCCCACCGCCGAATCCCTGGAGCACTGCCTGCAGCGGCTCGTCGCCGAACTCCGCGACCGATGGGCGGTGGCCGCCGTCGGCCTCGCGATCGCCGGATTCCTGACCCCGGACCGGCAGACCGTGCGGTTCGCTCCGCATCTGGCCTGGCGGGAGGCGCGGGTCCCCGAGATCATGACCGAGCTGATCGGGCTGCCGGTCTTCGCCGAGCACGACGCCAACTCGGCCGCCCTGGCCGAGCTGCAGTTCGGTGCCGCGGCGGGCGGGCACAACACCCTCGTCCTGTCGATCGGCACGGGCATCGGTGCGGGCATGATCCAGGACGGACGGATCTACCGCGGAAGCTTCGGCGTCGCACCTGAGTTCGGGCACCTCACCGTGGTCCCGAACGGTCGGCCCTGCAGTTGCGGCAAGCGCGGCTGCTGGGAGCGGTACTGCAGCGGCACCGCACTGGTCGACACGGTGCTCGAACTCCTCGCCGCCCAGGACAACCCGCGCAGTGTGCTGGCCGCCGAATCGGAGGCCGACCCCGGATCGCTGACCGGGCGACGGGTCGCCGCGGCCGCCGCCGACGGCGATCCGGTCGCCATCGCCGCCTACCAGGACCTGGCACGCTGGCTCGGCTACGGGCTCGGGATGATCGCGGACGTGTTCGATCCCGACCTCATCGTCCTCGCCGGCGGTGTCGGCGCCGCGTCGAGCCTGTTCCTCGACGACGCGCGTGAGCATTACGCCGCGGCCATCACGGGTAGCGGGCACCGCCGACTGGCGCGGATCCGCGGCACTCAACTCGGCGACGCGGCGGGAACGATCGGAGCCGCCGAGGTCGCGCGGCAGGGCCTTGCGGCGCAGGCTGCGGGCGGTCAGTAA
- a CDS encoding SRPBCC family protein, protein MADHTEQSIVMNADVADILAVIADFDAYPEWVTAAREVNVVERDAQGRGVHVTFVLDAGVLADTYELRYVWDDDGAGVSWTLLSSDLQRAQEGSYRLVQQVPGSTKVTYTLMVDLRIPMISQLKRRAEKAITETALGELKKRVEG, encoded by the coding sequence TTGGCCGACCACACTGAGCAGTCGATCGTCATGAACGCCGACGTCGCCGACATCCTGGCGGTGATCGCGGACTTCGACGCGTACCCGGAGTGGGTCACCGCGGCCCGCGAGGTGAACGTCGTCGAGCGTGACGCTCAGGGGCGGGGCGTGCACGTCACCTTCGTCCTCGACGCGGGCGTGCTCGCCGACACCTACGAACTCCGCTACGTCTGGGACGACGACGGCGCCGGGGTGTCCTGGACACTCCTGTCCAGCGACTTGCAGCGCGCCCAGGAGGGCAGCTACCGCCTGGTGCAGCAGGTGCCGGGATCGACCAAGGTCACCTACACCCTGATGGTGGACCTGCGGATCCCGATGATCAGCCAGCTGAAACGGCGGGCGGAGAAGGCCATCACCGAGACGGCGCTCGGCGAACTCAAGAAGAGGGTCGAAGGCTGA